Proteins found in one Geomonas subterranea genomic segment:
- a CDS encoding PLP-dependent cysteine synthase family protein: MKGQSLINSIGSTPLIEIDSLCDNPSVRIMAKLEGSNPGGSVKDRPARHMILAAEKSGELTVDKVILEPTSGNTGIALAMIAAARGYRIKLVMPACVSMERRSVLEAYGAEIVLSPGCEATDGAIRLAHKIFEEHPGKYYMPNQYANPNNVLAHYETTGPEIWRQTDGRVTHMVAGMGTGGTLMGLSRYFRETAPQVQVVGVEPVLGHKIQGLKNMQEAIVPPIYDASAYHRKLVVEDDDAFETARLLAAQHGIFCGMSGGAAVFGALRLAKELESGTIVVILPDRGDRYLSTNLFKSMCAQCPP; this comes from the coding sequence TTGAAAGGGCAAAGCTTGATAAATTCCATCGGCTCCACGCCGCTGATCGAGATCGACTCACTTTGTGACAATCCCTCGGTGCGGATCATGGCCAAGCTGGAGGGGAGCAACCCCGGCGGCTCGGTCAAGGACCGCCCGGCCCGCCACATGATCCTGGCTGCCGAGAAAAGCGGGGAGCTGACCGTGGACAAGGTGATCCTGGAGCCGACCTCCGGCAACACCGGGATCGCCCTGGCCATGATCGCCGCGGCGCGAGGCTACCGCATCAAGCTGGTGATGCCTGCCTGCGTCAGCATGGAGCGCCGCAGCGTGCTGGAGGCCTACGGCGCCGAGATCGTCCTTTCCCCCGGCTGCGAGGCGACCGACGGCGCCATCCGGCTGGCCCACAAGATCTTCGAGGAGCATCCCGGGAAGTACTACATGCCCAACCAGTACGCGAACCCCAACAACGTCCTCGCCCACTACGAGACCACGGGGCCCGAGATCTGGCGCCAGACCGACGGCCGCGTCACCCACATGGTCGCGGGGATGGGAACCGGAGGAACCCTCATGGGGCTGTCCCGGTATTTCCGCGAGACGGCGCCGCAGGTCCAGGTGGTGGGCGTCGAACCGGTGCTCGGGCACAAGATCCAGGGGCTCAAGAACATGCAGGAGGCCATCGTCCCCCCCATTTACGACGCAAGCGCCTACCATCGAAAGCTCGTGGTGGAGGATGACGACGCCTTCGAGACCGCGAGGCTCCTCGCGGCGCAGCACGGCATCTTCTGCGGCATGTCCGGAGGGGCCGCCGTTTTCGGTGCGCTCAGGCTGGCGAAGGAACTGGAATCGGGCACCATCGTGGTGATTCTCCCCGACCGCGGCGACCGCTACTTGAGCACCAACCTCTTCAAATCGATGTGCGCGCAGTGCCCGCCGTAG
- a CDS encoding carboxypeptidase regulatory-like domain-containing protein encodes MIKLLKLAVAVLFFLLHVAGAHPAPAAQQASPPKATGAIAGRVTDEGGNPIYGADAEAYPCAADDTLAGSAVTDRLGEYQIKGLAGGCYRVRFSGNDLESSWHGGKQLKDDCSEVTVGGDKVQGIDGKLSEAGAVVTGRVTSTEGAPLSGAWVTVIQNSGTEQGPSVSDGRSDEKGVFSVRILPGKCIVLFSRKGYVTTLHGKSATEPAVVDTAKGKTAAGINGVLAKGGRITGTLTDGSRALPGIYAVAYASDMKVLPVYARSDSTGRFVLDGLASGKYRIAFGDREQKFLLQWHDGKTDPEEATIITVTAPGTVSGIKGVLRQSGGIAGMVTDESGKAVPEVLVIAEGVDRTARGGSAITDQTGSYAIRGLDSAPYHLSFRATSSQHLPVYYRDAAKKESAQVVEVAAPDMVLGVNQVLRQGVLLTGKVTNSAGEPVQAAVMAYRAGEKEGDDGAGYGSSQPDGTFSMAVADGSYLVEVRAPGYLPQWSGKAATRDEALPVAVSRGEGSQPLEVVLERGASISGTVKDRTGAGIPRVRVSARDGATGERGESAVTEEGGKFTISGLKSGSYRLKADGTEQGYMEWKLPQPVQVTAPGGADNVSIVLAPGGAVSGRVTDPAGAPLTSVSVAAYDPATWDEMGSAYTGLSGEYKIGGLPEGSYAIRFEKSDSKYPVQWHKGKYRREDSARVEVIGTATASGIDAVLQPGVSLTGTVTDSGGAPLANAKIEVYGANEDEPFSDTRTDYRGSFTIASLAPGSYRLLFSHSDHVSRWYGGNDRRNATRLAVKEGGVPPLSVALAPAKGKFSGKLMNPEGKKIGQAWLTAIDALSGAAVADERICECSGEFHTPVPGGMYRLRVERHGQVTWYGGNTQEEAQQLPAAGEISGLELVIDDKGVRGKQSQRN; translated from the coding sequence ATGATCAAGTTGCTGAAACTGGCAGTAGCCGTGCTGTTTTTCCTGCTCCACGTGGCCGGCGCTCACCCCGCCCCCGCCGCGCAGCAGGCGTCCCCCCCCAAGGCGACAGGCGCCATCGCGGGAAGGGTTACCGACGAGGGTGGGAACCCGATATACGGGGCCGACGCGGAGGCCTATCCCTGTGCCGCCGACGACACCCTGGCCGGCTCGGCCGTCACGGACCGGTTGGGCGAGTACCAGATCAAGGGGTTGGCCGGCGGCTGCTACCGGGTCCGCTTCAGCGGCAACGACCTGGAGTCGTCCTGGCACGGCGGAAAACAGCTCAAGGACGACTGCTCCGAGGTGACGGTCGGCGGCGACAAGGTGCAGGGGATCGACGGCAAACTCTCCGAGGCGGGGGCGGTCGTAACCGGCCGCGTGACCTCCACCGAGGGAGCCCCGCTCTCCGGCGCATGGGTGACCGTGATCCAAAACAGCGGCACGGAGCAAGGCCCGTCGGTCAGCGACGGCCGCAGCGACGAAAAGGGGGTCTTCTCGGTGCGCATCCTCCCCGGCAAGTGCATCGTGCTCTTCTCCCGCAAGGGGTACGTCACCACGCTGCACGGCAAGTCGGCGACCGAACCGGCCGTGGTGGATACGGCCAAGGGGAAGACGGCGGCGGGCATCAACGGCGTCCTCGCCAAGGGGGGTCGCATCACAGGGACACTGACCGACGGCTCCAGGGCGCTCCCCGGCATCTACGCGGTCGCCTATGCAAGTGACATGAAGGTCCTGCCGGTCTACGCGCGCAGCGACTCCACGGGGAGGTTCGTGCTCGACGGCCTCGCCAGCGGCAAATACCGGATCGCCTTCGGCGACCGCGAGCAGAAGTTCCTGCTGCAGTGGCACGACGGGAAGACCGATCCCGAGGAGGCGACCATCATCACGGTGACGGCGCCGGGAACCGTTTCAGGGATCAAGGGGGTGCTGCGCCAGTCCGGGGGGATCGCCGGCATGGTGACCGACGAGAGCGGCAAGGCCGTCCCCGAGGTCCTGGTCATCGCCGAAGGGGTGGACCGCACGGCCCGCGGCGGCAGCGCCATCACCGACCAGACCGGCTCCTACGCCATCCGCGGGCTCGATTCCGCCCCCTACCACCTTTCCTTCCGCGCCACGTCGAGCCAGCACCTCCCGGTTTACTACCGGGATGCGGCTAAAAAAGAGAGCGCGCAGGTCGTGGAGGTCGCCGCACCGGATATGGTTTTGGGCGTCAACCAGGTGCTCCGGCAGGGGGTGCTCCTGACCGGGAAGGTGACCAACAGCGCTGGAGAGCCGGTCCAGGCCGCGGTGATGGCATACCGGGCCGGGGAGAAGGAGGGCGATGACGGCGCCGGGTACGGGAGCAGCCAGCCCGACGGCACCTTTTCCATGGCGGTAGCTGACGGAAGCTACCTGGTGGAAGTCCGCGCCCCGGGCTACCTCCCCCAGTGGTCCGGCAAAGCCGCCACCAGGGACGAGGCCCTCCCGGTAGCCGTTTCCCGCGGGGAGGGGAGCCAGCCGCTGGAAGTGGTCCTGGAGCGGGGCGCCAGCATATCGGGGACGGTCAAGGATCGCACCGGCGCGGGCATCCCCCGGGTGAGGGTTTCCGCCAGGGATGGCGCGACCGGGGAAAGGGGGGAATCCGCCGTCACCGAAGAAGGAGGGAAGTTCACCATCTCCGGGCTGAAGTCGGGCTCGTACCGGCTCAAGGCCGACGGCACCGAGCAGGGGTACATGGAGTGGAAACTGCCGCAGCCGGTCCAGGTCACCGCCCCGGGGGGAGCCGACAACGTCAGCATCGTGCTCGCCCCGGGGGGCGCCGTTTCCGGGAGGGTGACCGACCCGGCCGGAGCCCCCCTGACCTCGGTCAGCGTTGCCGCCTACGACCCCGCCACCTGGGACGAGATGGGAAGCGCCTACACCGGGCTCTCCGGGGAGTACAAGATAGGCGGGCTCCCCGAGGGGAGCTACGCCATCCGCTTCGAGAAGAGCGATTCGAAGTACCCGGTGCAGTGGCACAAGGGGAAGTACCGCCGGGAAGATTCGGCACGGGTGGAGGTCATCGGCACCGCCACGGCAAGCGGCATCGACGCGGTGCTGCAGCCGGGCGTCTCCCTCACCGGCACGGTGACCGACAGCGGCGGCGCCCCGCTTGCCAACGCCAAGATCGAGGTCTACGGCGCCAACGAGGACGAACCCTTCTCCGACACCCGTACCGACTACCGCGGCTCCTTCACCATCGCCTCGCTGGCACCGGGGAGCTACCGCCTCCTGTTCAGCCACAGCGACCACGTCTCCCGGTGGTATGGGGGGAACGACCGCAGAAACGCCACCCGCCTCGCCGTCAAGGAGGGTGGGGTGCCGCCGCTGTCCGTCGCCCTCGCGCCGGCCAAGGGAAAGTTCTCCGGCAAACTCATGAATCCGGAAGGGAAGAAGATCGGCCAGGCGTGGCTTACGGCGATCGATGCCCTGAGCGGCGCCGCCGTCGCCGACGAGAGGATCTGCGAGTGCTCCGGCGAGTTCCACACCCCGGTCCCCGGCGGGATGTACCGGCTCAGGGTTGAGCGCCACGGCCAGGTGACCTGGTACGGCGGCAACACCCAGGAAGAGGCCCAGCAGCTCCCCGCGGCGGGCGAGATATCGGGACTGGAGCTGGTGATTGACGACAAGGGGGTACGCGGCAAGCAGTCGCAACGTAACTAG
- a CDS encoding substrate-binding domain-containing protein yields MKRTVIAAALSIALSVPAFADEIKIEGGGTAINTVFLPIKRRYEKLHGDYLTIVQSSAVKGLIALNDGKIDIATGAHPLEDIIAGAAKDGVVMDPAKFTSTQVGDNELVVIASRDSEVRQLSKEQLKGIFTGKIRNWKEVGGKDLPVVVVWGKETEGQNVQFTRIALDGEAVTATRRTATTYRDIAETVARQPGSVGVVSHEMSTAATRSIDTIAIASPIYAFTKGAPSAKVQSVLDFYKTEYGFLK; encoded by the coding sequence ATGAAGAGGACTGTCATAGCCGCAGCGTTGAGCATCGCGTTGTCTGTCCCGGCTTTTGCCGATGAGATAAAAATCGAGGGTGGCGGTACGGCTATCAACACGGTTTTTCTTCCCATAAAGAGAAGGTACGAGAAGCTGCACGGTGATTACCTCACCATCGTGCAGTCCTCCGCCGTCAAAGGGCTGATAGCTCTCAACGATGGGAAGATCGACATAGCGACCGGCGCTCACCCCCTTGAGGACATCATCGCGGGCGCGGCAAAGGACGGGGTCGTCATGGACCCGGCCAAGTTCACCTCCACGCAGGTAGGGGACAACGAACTGGTGGTCATCGCCAGCCGGGACAGCGAGGTACGACAGCTCTCCAAAGAGCAGTTGAAAGGGATCTTCACGGGCAAGATCAGGAATTGGAAGGAGGTGGGAGGGAAGGACCTCCCGGTCGTCGTGGTCTGGGGGAAGGAAACGGAGGGACAAAACGTGCAGTTCACCCGCATCGCGCTGGATGGTGAAGCGGTCACCGCGACCAGGCGCACCGCCACCACGTACCGCGACATAGCGGAAACGGTGGCCAGGCAGCCGGGGAGCGTCGGCGTCGTCTCCCACGAAATGAGCACCGCCGCCACCCGCTCCATCGACACGATCGCCATTGCCAGCCCGATCTACGCCTTCACCAAGGGGGCTCCGAGCGCCAAGGTGCAGTCGGTGCTCGACTTCTACAAGACCGAGTACGGCTTCCTGAAGTAG
- a CDS encoding DoxX family protein, translating into MLARLLATEETASLMVLRLFLALVMFPHGAQKVLGWFGGPGFHGTMEMFTKMMGIPYLFGLMAVLTEFVGPLLLAAGLCTRLAALVMGIEIAVAALLVHLHNGFFMNWTGRQAGEGFEYHLLVVGMSLALLIGGGGRWSLDRLISRRR; encoded by the coding sequence ATGTTGGCGAGACTGTTGGCGACGGAGGAAACGGCGAGCCTGATGGTTCTCAGACTGTTTCTTGCGCTGGTGATGTTTCCGCACGGCGCGCAGAAGGTGCTGGGGTGGTTCGGGGGGCCCGGCTTTCACGGCACCATGGAGATGTTCACCAAGATGATGGGGATACCGTATCTCTTCGGCCTGATGGCGGTGCTGACCGAGTTCGTCGGGCCGCTGCTCCTCGCCGCCGGGCTTTGCACCAGGCTCGCCGCGCTCGTGATGGGGATCGAGATCGCGGTGGCGGCGCTCCTTGTGCACCTGCACAACGGGTTCTTCATGAACTGGACGGGGAGGCAGGCTGGAGAAGGCTTCGAGTACCACCTCCTGGTGGTGGGGATGTCGCTCGCGCTGCTGATAGGAGGTGGGGGGAGATGGTCCCTCGACCGGCTCATCTCCCGGCGGCGGTGA